A single genomic interval of Helianthus annuus cultivar XRQ/B chromosome 13, HanXRQr2.0-SUNRISE, whole genome shotgun sequence harbors:
- the LOC118485932 gene encoding ATP synthase subunit a, chloroplastic-like, whose translation IHYWKIGGFQVHGQVLITSWVVIAILLGSAALAVRNPQTIPTGGQNFFEYVLEFIRDVSKTQIGEEYGPWVPFIGTMFLFIFVSNWSGALLPWKIIQLPHGELAAPTNDINTTVALALLTSVAYFYAGLTKKGLSYFGKYIQPTPILLPINNLEDFTKPLSLSFRLFGNILADEIVVVVLVYGHDPHDHHDPPHRYHVIRF comes from the coding sequence ATTCATTATTGGAAAATCGGGGGTTTCCAAGTCCACGGCCAAGTACTTATTACTTCTTGGGTTGTAATTGCTATCTTATTAGGTTCAGCCGCTCTAGCCGTTCGGAACCCACAAACCATTCCGACCGGCGGTCAGAATTTCTTCGAATATGTTCTTGAATTTATTCGAGATGTGAGTAAAACTCAAATTGGAGAAGAATATGGTCCTTGGGTTCCTTTTATTGGAACTATGTTTCTATTTATTTTTGTTTCTAATTGGTCAGGCGCCCTTTTACCTTGGAAAATCATACAATTACCTCATGGGGAGTTAGCCGCACCCACGAATGATATAAATACTACCGTTGCTTTGGCTTTACTCACGTCAGTGGCATATTTCTATGCAGGTCTTACCAAAAAAGGATTGAGTTATTTCGGGAAATATATTCAACCAACTCCAATTCTTTTACCTATTAATAACTTAGAAGATTTCACAAAGCCCCTATCACTTAGTTTTCGACTTTTCGGAAATATATTAGCCGATGAAATAGTAGTTGTTGTTCTTGTAtatggtcatgaccctcatgaccaccatgatcCTCCACATAGGTACCATGTCATCCGTTTTTAA